A genomic segment from Acuticoccus sediminis encodes:
- a CDS encoding M24 family metallopeptidase yields MRDGARIADLGGAAMRDAVQVGTREIDVAMAGRDAMELEIARAHPGSELRDTWCWFQSGPNTDGAHNPVTTRALREGDILSLNAFPMVSGYYTALERTLFLGEPDAASLALWRANVATHELGLSLIRPGVSCAAICAELNRFLAGEGLLRYRSFGYGHSFGVLSHYYGREAGLELREDIETVLAPGMVVSMEPMLWVPEGTPGAGGYREHDILVVTEGGAENITGFPYGPDHNIIAA; encoded by the coding sequence ATCCGCGACGGCGCGCGGATCGCCGACCTCGGCGGGGCCGCGATGCGGGACGCGGTGCAGGTCGGCACGCGCGAGATCGACGTCGCGATGGCCGGGCGGGACGCGATGGAGCTGGAGATCGCGCGGGCCCATCCCGGCAGCGAGCTGCGGGACACGTGGTGCTGGTTCCAGTCCGGTCCGAACACCGACGGGGCGCACAACCCGGTGACGACCCGCGCGCTCCGGGAGGGCGACATCCTCAGCCTCAACGCCTTCCCGATGGTCTCCGGCTACTACACCGCGCTCGAGCGCACGCTCTTCCTCGGCGAGCCGGACGCGGCGTCGCTGGCGCTCTGGCGGGCGAACGTCGCGACCCACGAGCTCGGCCTGTCGCTCATCCGGCCGGGCGTGTCGTGCGCGGCAATCTGCGCGGAGCTGAACCGGTTCCTCGCGGGCGAGGGGCTGCTGCGGTACCGCTCCTTCGGCTACGGGCACTCCTTCGGCGTCCTCAGCCACTACTACGGACGCGAGGCGGGGCTGGAGCTGCGGGAGGACATCGAGACCGTCCTCGCGCCGGGCATGGTGGTCTCGATGGAACCGATGCTGTGGGTGCCGGAGGGAACGCCCGGCGCCGGCGGCTACCGCGAGCACGACATCCTGGTCGTGACCGAGGGCGGGGCCGAGAACATCACCGGCTTCCCCTACGGGCCGGACCACAACATTATCGCCGCCTAG
- a CDS encoding LysE family translocator translates to MFLVTVALIWAVAAVTPGPNFLVAVRCSIGGSRRTAVAAVAGTLVGTAVWGVAGWLGITALFTAAPLAYTALKVVGGIYIAWLGIKLIRKARRPVDPSLNELDAVRGPRWAFRLALGTNLANPKTAAFVASLFAAAMPPDPAWWQGLAAVAVMLAISATWYTILVVSLTHHRVASAYRSARRGVDAATGALFVAFGSALALSGR, encoded by the coding sequence ATGTTTCTCGTCACCGTTGCGTTGATCTGGGCCGTGGCGGCGGTGACGCCGGGGCCGAACTTTCTCGTCGCCGTGCGCTGCTCGATCGGCGGGTCGCGGCGCACCGCGGTGGCCGCCGTCGCCGGGACGCTGGTCGGCACCGCTGTCTGGGGCGTCGCCGGGTGGCTCGGCATCACGGCGCTCTTCACGGCGGCGCCGCTCGCCTACACGGCGCTGAAGGTCGTCGGCGGCATCTACATCGCCTGGCTCGGCATCAAGCTTATCCGCAAGGCGCGGCGCCCGGTCGACCCGTCGCTCAACGAGCTGGATGCCGTGCGCGGGCCGCGCTGGGCGTTCCGACTGGCGCTCGGCACCAACCTCGCCAATCCAAAGACGGCTGCGTTCGTCGCCAGCCTCTTCGCCGCGGCGATGCCGCCGGACCCGGCCTGGTGGCAGGGCCTCGCGGCGGTCGCGGTCATGCTGGCGATCTCCGCGACGTGGTACACCATCCTCGTGGTATCGCTGACGCATCACCGGGTGGCGAGCGCCTACCGCTCGGCCCGGCGGGGCGTCGACGCGGCGACCGGCGCGCTCTTCGTCGCCTTCGGCTCGGCCCTCGCCCTGTCGGGCCGCTAG
- a CDS encoding phytanoyl-CoA dioxygenase family protein, whose translation MSRANIAQLILAAPAVLTAEKSFRRNPVIGSHRLNEAGLHRRRVAIAARLAERRRSALAGRIDADERARFDRDGFVIRENALPEPLLERVREELATRPLPAWEMRQGQTINRVLPLPLDGSALSELAGFVRRPDVRNLIGYAAGRSGNVATMLQTIVVDPQSGEADPQANLHADTFHPTAKFWLFLHDVGADDGPFAYVPGSHRLTPERLAWEDAEARSATQSDNPHHAAGSFRLTEEDLGALGYGQLQRFPVKGNTLVVADTYGFHRRVESLRPTIRTSLYGIARRNPFHPWNGLDIRDLPFVRDRGMRIHLAMEDRRARKGRKVVYQNVGTILAGAEQQL comes from the coding sequence ATGTCGCGTGCCAATATCGCCCAACTCATCCTGGCCGCTCCGGCCGTCCTGACGGCCGAAAAGTCCTTCCGGCGGAATCCCGTCATCGGCTCGCACCGCCTCAACGAGGCCGGCCTGCACCGCCGCCGCGTGGCCATCGCCGCCAGGCTGGCCGAGCGCCGGCGGTCCGCCCTCGCCGGGCGCATCGACGCCGACGAGCGGGCCCGGTTCGACCGCGACGGCTTCGTCATCCGCGAGAACGCCCTCCCCGAGCCGCTCCTCGAGCGCGTGCGCGAGGAGCTCGCCACCCGCCCCCTCCCCGCCTGGGAGATGCGGCAGGGCCAGACCATCAACCGTGTCCTGCCCCTGCCGCTCGACGGATCGGCCCTCTCCGAGCTCGCCGGCTTCGTGCGCCGGCCGGACGTGCGCAACCTGATCGGCTACGCCGCGGGCCGCTCCGGCAACGTGGCGACGATGCTCCAGACCATCGTCGTCGACCCGCAGTCCGGCGAGGCGGACCCGCAGGCCAACCTCCACGCCGACACCTTCCACCCGACGGCGAAGTTCTGGCTCTTCCTGCACGACGTCGGCGCCGACGACGGGCCCTTCGCCTACGTTCCCGGCTCGCACCGCCTGACGCCCGAGCGCCTAGCCTGGGAGGACGCCGAGGCCCGCAGCGCGACGCAGAGCGACAACCCGCATCACGCCGCCGGCTCCTTCCGCCTCACCGAGGAGGATCTCGGCGCGCTCGGCTACGGCCAGTTGCAGCGCTTCCCCGTGAAGGGCAACACCCTCGTCGTCGCCGACACCTACGGCTTCCACCGGCGCGTGGAGAGCCTGCGTCCGACGATCCGCACCTCGCTCTACGGCATCGCCCGCCGCAACCCGTTCCACCCGTGGAACGGCCTCGACATCCGCGACCTGCCGTTCGTGCGCGACCGGGGCATGAGGATCCACCTCGCAATGGAGGACCGCCGGGCCAGGAAGGGCAGGAAGGTCGTCTATCAGAACGTCGGCACGATCCTCGCCGGCGCCGAACAGCAGCTCTGA
- the rpsL gene encoding 30S ribosomal protein S12, whose translation MPTINQLIRKPRVAPVKRNKVPAMEANPQKRGVCTRVYTTTPKKPNSALRKVAKVRLTNGYEVIGYIPGEGHNLQEHSVVMIRGGRVKDLPGVRYHILRGVLDTQGVKNRKQRRSKYGAKRPK comes from the coding sequence ATGCCGACGATCAACCAGTTGATCCGCAAGCCGCGTGTCGCGCCTGTAAAGCGCAACAAGGTTCCGGCCATGGAGGCCAACCCGCAGAAGCGGGGTGTGTGCACACGCGTCTACACGACGACTCCGAAGAAGCCGAACTCGGCGCTGCGTAAGGTGGCCAAGGTCCGCCTGACCAACGGTTATGAGGTCATCGGCTACATCCCCGGCGAGGGCCATAACCTTCAGGAGCACTCCGTGGTGATGATCCGCGGCGGGCGCGTGAAGGACCTTCCGGGTGTGCGCTACCACATCCTGCGCGGTGTCCTCGACACCCAGGGCGTGAAGAACCGCAAGCAGCGGCGTTCGAAGTACGGCGCCAAGCGTCCGAAGTGA
- a CDS encoding DUF4189 domain-containing protein: MAALAVSLGAVSAQDSFGAIAWDRESGRWGYSYNYAERAGAITRALDACGDPGCEVRTWFRNACGALAVSGGGYGASWGTTEADAQAKAMDLCHAEGNEDCKVATSTCSSQ; this comes from the coding sequence ATGGCGGCGCTGGCGGTTTCGCTCGGCGCGGTCTCGGCCCAGGATTCGTTCGGGGCCATCGCATGGGACCGTGAGAGTGGCCGTTGGGGCTACTCGTACAATTATGCCGAGCGGGCGGGTGCGATCACCCGGGCGCTCGACGCCTGCGGTGACCCGGGGTGCGAGGTTCGCACCTGGTTCCGCAACGCCTGCGGCGCGCTGGCCGTCTCCGGAGGGGGATACGGGGCAAGCTGGGGCACCACCGAGGCCGATGCCCAGGCCAAGGCGATGGACCTGTGCCACGCCGAGGGCAACGAGGATTGCAAGGTCGCGACGTCCACCTGCTCGTCGCAATGA
- the rpsG gene encoding 30S ribosomal protein S7, protein MSRRHSAEKREVLPDPKFGDVVLSKFMNAIMLDGKKSAAEKIVYGALDSCQQKARTDPLQMFHDALSNVAPQVEVRSRRVGGATYQVPVEVRPERRQALAIRWLITAARKRNEKTMVDRLSGELMDAANNRGTAVKKREDTHKMADANRAFSHYRW, encoded by the coding sequence ATGTCGCGTCGTCACAGCGCCGAAAAGCGTGAAGTTCTGCCGGATCCCAAGTTCGGCGACGTGGTCCTGTCGAAGTTCATGAACGCCATCATGCTCGACGGTAAGAAGTCCGCCGCCGAGAAGATCGTCTACGGCGCGCTGGACAGCTGCCAGCAGAAGGCCCGCACCGATCCCCTGCAGATGTTCCACGACGCGCTGTCGAACGTCGCGCCGCAGGTCGAGGTCCGGTCCCGCCGCGTCGGTGGTGCGACCTACCAGGTCCCGGTCGAGGTTCGCCCTGAGCGCCGTCAGGCGCTGGCGATCCGCTGGCTGATCACCGCCGCGCGCAAGCGCAACGAGAAGACGATGGTCGATCGTCTCTCCGGCGAGCTGATGGACGCGGCCAACAACCGCGGCACGGCTGTGAAGAAGCGTGAAGACACGCACAAGATGGCGGACGCCAACCGCGCCTTCTCGCACTACCGCTGGTAG
- a CDS encoding DUF4189 domain-containing protein produces the protein MKGLLTGLIAVALWSVASAAGAVANDTASTRYGAVGLDPKSLFVGFVTGVANADDALARLEVTCDAAGATCTEAHAFHDQCAALARAASSSATDALGLSVHDTRAAAQQGALAECQKNGGEGCNIHDTYCAPADLDE, from the coding sequence GTGAAGGGTCTTCTGACGGGACTGATCGCCGTGGCGCTCTGGAGCGTCGCGTCAGCGGCCGGCGCTGTGGCGAACGACACCGCCTCGACCCGCTACGGCGCGGTCGGTCTCGACCCGAAGTCGCTTTTCGTGGGTTTCGTCACGGGCGTCGCGAACGCCGACGATGCCCTCGCCCGGCTGGAAGTCACGTGCGACGCGGCCGGTGCCACATGCACCGAGGCGCACGCCTTCCACGACCAATGTGCGGCCCTGGCCCGCGCCGCGTCGTCCTCGGCAACCGACGCGCTGGGCCTCAGCGTGCACGACACCCGCGCGGCGGCGCAACAGGGCGCCCTCGCCGAATGCCAGAAGAACGGCGGCGAAGGCTGCAATATCCACGATACCTATTGTGCTCCCGCCGATCTCGACGAATAG